One stretch of Girardinichthys multiradiatus isolate DD_20200921_A chromosome 2, DD_fGirMul_XY1, whole genome shotgun sequence DNA includes these proteins:
- the LOC124877645 gene encoding transcription intermediary factor 1-alpha-like — MAGLTKRCHSNFPQRRATSLPRGAGCRVQLAPEVLTPEIGPYLATAAEEQVPVVENLTITGLCHLEKEANWSREKIRAASSGKLETQADKSVKALLKRIRIHPEAQRILGNSPIAVVNLERLNFQSVSSSSLQPVVSLVRLPVSLSCSQQNGFSSSQEDILDVKGGTPKSEAAESADECQAEDISTFWTEPYFPESSSCGEPEQDSGFDCESNPDQPYILLDSGSDDGKSNPETFYLDPDAQQAVLIQLEPEAEANQDLYLELEDDPDIICEAEVFEMEHNEDRSPDLCCLAKQETESGAITEQMESEDFCAVCMNGGDLLCCDRCPKVYHLACHIPSLNSFPIGDWVCTLCRTDKDPVENTQSCGGVRVPYTLSDQDQRRCEKLSLLLYCHTLSVPFHEPVSPLARNYYQIIKRPIDLSVIRRKLDKCNTLHYFTAEQFVDDILLMFKNCATFNYPDSEVAQAGRTLEVFFLSNLKEIFPDQAFPSASQDRMNKARNRWLSRKRRHVFSGRKFYL, encoded by the exons ATGGCAGGCCTGACAAAGAGGTGCCATAGCAACTTTCCGCAGAGGAGAGCCACCTCATTGCCACGGGGAGCCGGGTGCAGAGTACAACTAGCGCCGGAGGTATTGACACCAGAGATAGGTCCATATCTGGCAACGGCAGCAGAGGAGCAAGTCCCAGTGGTGGAAAAT ctcaccATTACTGGATTGTGTCACTTGGAAAAGGAGGCAAACTGGTCCAgagaaaaaatcagagcagcTTCTTCAGGGAAACTGGAAACTCAGGCTGACAAAAGTGTCAAAGCTTTACTAAAGAGAATAAG GATTCACCCAGAAGCCCAGAGGATTCTGGGTAATTCGCCTATTGCTGTCGTGAACCTGGAGCGTCTGAACTTCCAGTCTGTTTCGTCATCATCTCTGCAGCCTGTGGTGTCTCTGGTTCGATTGCCTGTTTCTCTAAGCTGTTCTCAGCAG aatgggttcagttcaagtCAGGAAGACATTTTGGATGTCAAAGGAGGAACACCCAAGTCTGAAGCAGCAGAGTCAGCTGACGAGTGTCAGGCAGAAGACATCTCCACATTTTGGACTGAACCTTACTTTCCTGAAAGTTCCTCGTGTGGAGAACCAGAGCAAGACTCAGGCTTTGACTGTGAATCCAACCCAGATCAGCCATACATCCTTCTAGACTCTGGATCTGATGATGGGAAAAGCAATCCAGAAACCTTTTACTTGGATCCAGATGCACAGCAGGCCGTGCTGATCCAATTGGAACCAGAAGCAGAGGCGAATCAGGACCTGTACCTGGAGCTAGAGGATGACCCTGATATTATATGTGAAGCTGAAGTATTTGAAATGGAGCACAATGAAGATCGAAGCCCTGATCTCTGTTGCTTGGCCAAACAGGAGACTGAATCTGGGGCAATAACTGAACAGATGGAAAGTGAAGATTTTTGTGCTGTTTGTATGAATGGAGGAGATCTACTCTGCTGTGACCGCTGCCCAAAAGTCTACCATCTGGCTTGCCATATCCCTTCTCTCAATAGCTTCCCAAT AGGTGACTGGGTGTGTACGCTGTGTAGAACTGACAAGGATCCTGTGGAAAACACACAGTCTTGTGGGGGAGTCAGAGTGCCTTACACACTCTCCGACCAGGACCAGAGG AGGTGTGAGAAGCTGTCTCTTCTGCTGTACTGTCACACACTAAGTGTTCCATTCCACGAACCTGTCAGTCCACTG GCCCGAAACTACTATCAGATCATCAAGAGGCCCATTGATCTGTCAGTAATACGAAGGAAACTGGACAAATGCAACACTCTCCATTACTTCACAGCAGAGCAGTTTGTCGATGACATCTTACTGATGTTCAAGAACTGCGCTACTTTCAATTAT CCAGACTCAGAGGTGGCCCAGGCCGGCCGAACCCTGGAGGTGTTTTTCCTGAGCAATCTGAAGGAGATTTTCCCTGACCAGGCATTCCCGTCAGCCAGCCAGGACAGGATGAACAAAGCTCGAAACCGGTGGCTCAGCAGGAAGAGGAGACATGTCTTTAGTGGAAGAAAATTCTACCTATAA
- the rpl27a gene encoding 60S ribosomal protein L27a yields the protein MPTKKSKTRKLRGHVSHGHGRVGKHRKHPGGRGNAGGMHHHRINFDKYHPGYFGKVGMRHYHLKRNTSYCPTINLDKLWTLVSEQTRLNYAKKPDGPAPVIDAVRAGYYKVLAKGKLPKQPVIVKAKFFSRQAEEKIKEVGGACVLMA from the exons ATG CCTACCAAGAAGTCCAAAACCAGAAAGCTCCGAGGACATGTGAGCCACGGGCATGGCCGCGTTG GGAAGCACAGAAAGCATCCTGGAGGTCGTGGTAATGCTGGTGGTATGCATCACCACAGAATCAACTTCGACAAATA CCACCCAGGCTACTTTGGCAAGGTGGGTATGAGACATTACCACCTGAAAAGGAATACATCCTACTGCCCTACCATCAACCTGGACAAGCTGTGGACGCTGGTGAGCGAGCAGACCAGGCTGAACTACGCCAAGAAGCCCGATGGCCCTGCGCCCGTCATCGATGCTGTGCGCGCT GGTTACTACAAGGTCCTGGCCAAAGGCAAGCTGCCCAAGCAGCCTGTAATCGTCAAGGCCAAGTTCTTCAGCCGACAGGCCGAGGAGAAGATCAAGGAAGTTGGAGGAGCCTGTGTGCTGATGGCATAA
- the akip1 gene encoding A-kinase-interacting protein 1, with translation MASQAWLDSSLRRSGRLGLEVLERASRRSVDWASNGASQTPTTSDENAHVAAKRTRELHDAFATIAEFMAQTSYHCKKFYESGCCTEPSDAEKIHVSRFHTRPGPGRTTSALPRRKHCPVCTTGEDFYIEVSPGTYAITASLPDSQRQTQLVSVKPGESVDLTFNL, from the exons ATGGCAAGTCAAGCCTGGCTGGATTCTTCCCTGCGGCGCTCAGGCAGACTGGGCTTGGAGGTGTTGGAGCGAGCCTCCAGGCGCAGTGTTGACTGGGCAAGCAATGGTGCATCCCAGACCCCCACAACATCTGATGAAAATGCTCATGTAGCTGCCAAG AGAACCCGTGAGCTTCATGATGCCTTTGCAACTATTGCAGAGTTCATGGCACAGACGAGCTATCACTGCAAG AAGTTTTACGAGTCTGGCTGCTGCACTGAACCCAGTGATGCCGAAAAGATCCACGTGTCCAGGTTCCACACACGGCCCGGACCTGGGCGGACAACATCTGCACTGCCAAGAAGAAAACAT TGCCCTGTCTGTACAACAGGTGAAGATTTTTACATCGAGGTGTCACCTGGAACATACGCCATCACTGCCAGTTTGCCAGATTCACAGCGACAGACTCAGCTGGTCAGCGTGAAACCCGGAGAGAGTGTCGACCTCACCTTTAACCTTTGA